One genomic segment of Octopus sinensis unplaced genomic scaffold, ASM634580v1 Contig18911, whole genome shotgun sequence includes these proteins:
- the LOC115231855 gene encoding uncharacterized protein LOC115231855, which translates to MDSHNQNASEYSIEPVMVRRQIVSNDVRESIINKSLDEYSTKDIAQLFNKKYQTVNSILKKFFKTGEVIPSKRGGDRRSKLTDEMKQELVEYVDEDCTKSLKDLSEWIFFKFNLKLSLSTVAKALNSFHYTLKRITLIPERRNSVSTIESRRQYATDFRNLEALHNDKALIFLDEVGFKVVTRPSRGRSKAGHSAYLSVSASRSRNISVVAAMNKYGMLFHKIHDKAVNGEDFKTVLLEIKALCLSKDITNPIFIMDNARIHHYRGLENDTEVSTIIRKFLPPYCPFLNPIENVFQYGKT; encoded by the coding sequence ATGGATTCACATAATCAAAATGCTTCTGAATATTCAATCGAACCAGTGATGGTTCGCCGACAAATAGTATCTAATGATGTGAGAGAAAGTATAATAAACAAATCTTTGGATGAATATTCAACCAAAGATATTGCTCAACTGTTCAACAAGAAATACCAAACCGTTAACAGTATTTTGAAAAAGTTCTTTAAAACGGGGGAAGTTATTCCATCTAAACGTGGTGGAGATAGAAGATCTAAGCTAACAGACGAAATGAAACAAGAATTAGTTGAATATGTTGATGAAGATTGCACCAAATCTTTGAAGGATTTGAGCGAatggatatttttcaaatttaatttaaaattatcactGAGCACCGTGGCCAAGGCTTTAAATTCTTTTCATTATACTCTTAAAAGAATTACATTAATACCAGAAAGAAGAAACTCAGTTTCAACTATAGAAAGCAGAAGACAATATGCAACAGATTTTAGAAATCTGGAAGCTTTGCATAATGATAAAGCTTTAATATTTTTGGATGAAGTTGGCTTTAAGGTCGTTACAAGACCTTCTCGAGGAAGAAGTAAAGCTGGACATTCGGCATATTTATCAGTTTCGGCATCCCGCAGTCGAAACATATCGGTGGTAGCTGCAATGAATAAATATGGGATGTTATTCCATAAAATTCATGATAAGGCAGTTAACGGAGAAGATTTCAAAACCGTTTTACTAGAAATAAAAGCATTATGTTTATCGAAAGATATTACTAATCCTATTTTTATTATGGATAATGCGAGGATTCATCACTACCGTGGACTGGAAAATGATACTGAAGTATCAACTATAATCAGGAAATTTTTGCCACCATACTGTCCATTTttaaatcctattgaaaatgtttttcagTATGGAAAAACTTAG
- the LOC115231856 gene encoding uncharacterized protein LOC115231856, translating into MCNTLAEIRVDTTIPTELKIQYNKPDIFFYDKRENLIWLIEVGVTSIDNLKSVEVEKLHKYDILASELQLIHKTKVKIVPIVITWDGIVSTIYRKYMELLGIKERVRSYIQTVTLRATLESMFVEYKHGFSEILDSANSVNRDWRKYNFSMKISKSLKRPRDCTPQAEIEDYGEEDQSGVMGNSGSKNLRVV; encoded by the coding sequence ATGTGCAACACCTTGGCAGAAATACGAGTTGATACAACAATTCCAACAGAGTTGAAAATTCAATATAACAAACCCGACATTTTTTTCTACGACAAAAGAGAAAACCTAATATGGCTTATTGAAGTGGGTGTGACTTCAATAGATAACCTAAAGAGTGTGGAAGTAGAAAAACTGCacaaatacgacattttagctagTGAATTACAACTGATTCACAAGACTAAGGTGAAGATTGTGCCAATTGTCATTACGTGGGATGGAATCGTTTCAACAATCTACCGCAAGTACATGGAGCTCCTTGGGATTAAAGAACGTGTTCGGTCTTACATCCAGACTGTAACGCTGAGAGCCACTCTGGAGAGCATGTTTGTCGAGTACAAACATGGCTTCAGTGAAATTCTGGACTCTGCAAATTCCGTAAATAGGGACTGGCGGAAATATAATTTCTCTATGAAGATCAGCAAGTCCCTTAAGAGGCCCAGAGACTGCACGCCCCAGGCGGAGATTGAGGATTATGGCGAGGAAGATCAAAGTGGAGTTATGGGGAACTCGGGAAGCAAAAATTTGAGAGTCGTCTAA